Within the Chloroflexota bacterium genome, the region ACTGCCCCGATTTCTGCTCCGATATGTAGCTCTTTGCTTCTTCATAACTGGGGAAAACTTGTTTGCCATCGATTACTTTAACAGTGCCTCCTTCCTTTAGAGGCCTTTCTTGGTAAGAAATGACCTCTACCTGCGCTGGGGTTACCGCCTTGCCATCGAAGTTGTATAGCCTGACCGCCAGTGAGCGGTAATACTCAGGGTGTAAATACAGCGTTCCGACAAGCATATTTTTATTATCTGGCTTGGGTTCCAGATAGATATCAAAATATTTAGATGCTTCTTGATTTGACCAAAAGATTAGTGCATAGAGCTTGCTCGTTATGGTCTGATTGTCAAGCATGATATATCTGGCACCCATTTTGTCGACTATATCGCTCTCTGGGATTATTTCCTGTTCCCAATTCGTTTTCCACTCTACTTCCTGAGAGGAGTTTTCACCCTGAGAGAGGAAGTATTTGGCCACATAAAACCCTCCGGGCCCCGGGGTTAGGTTAACCGGTCGCTGGGCAATACGGGTGATCCAGTAGCCGTAGTCAACCCAGGCCATGACGGCATAAGCGGAATCAGGGTAATTATATTGTTCACCGGACACAGGGGGCTCATAGAACGCGTAGTAAAAATTCGAGTCGCCAAAAGGTTCTGGAGTATTTTCCTTCATCCAGTCTAGTGAACTTACCCAGGCGTTGGGTGGGGCAAAGGCAGCCGCAGAGGCAACGCTTTTTGCTGGACTTATGTTGGGGAAGAAGATTAGGAAAAATATAACGATTATCACCACAACGATGTTTACATAGTACAAGGCAGAAGAAAATCCTGCAGGTGACCTTCCTTTATACTTGCTCTTTTTTTGCGGTTCCTGCTTGGGTTTGGAAAATTTTAAAAAATCCAGCGCCTGCAAAAATTGCCAGCCTATATAAGTGATGAGCATTGCTACCAAGATAGCTATAATCGCAGGGCTGACGCCGGAATAAAAAATGAGGAAGATAATCATAGCAATGGAAACAAATATATTTAAGTGCTTGGCGGAAGGATGAACGTCCTTGTTTATCTTGAAGAATTGCCAGGACAGGAAACCAGAAAGTAAGGCGATATTGACTGCCAGGTAGTAGGCAAACCGACGTTGCCCAAGTGTTGCCAGCAGTACTATAAGGCTCCATATTAGCAAGATGTTTGTTTCTGCGGGAAGTGATTCCGGAAATAATTTAAAGCTACCTATTTTAAGTCGGGAAATCTTCCCACCAATGAATATGTGAAGAAAATAATAAATCATGTAATAGAATATGATGAGAGCGGCCAGGAAGAAATTAGTATTGAAGTTACCCCAGATAAGTTGGGCAGTCCATTCCCCCGTCGGGCGAAGGAAGGGCTGCATTTCTATTATGGTACGTGATGCAAACATATTGAACACGTCTAATACGTTTCTTATGAAGTCAGGATAAATGGCACGCCCAATGAAAAGGGCCGCCACGCCCAACGCAACTAGCGTGACGGGGTAGTAATATAATTTGATTTTCCAGATTTTAAATCTACGGGAGATTACGTGCAGGATGATGGGAAGAAACGCTGCCATGAGCAGAGAGAGCCAGGGTATTACGCTGGAAGGCTTGGAGGTAAACGTGCCGCCGACGAATATGACATAGATTATTAAAGCAATAAAGAATGTTATTGTGCCCGCCGGCAGGAGATAATCAGTCTTGTTTCGCTTCAGATGGTCGATGGTGAACTGAATTGATAAGTAAAGAAGAATGATGAAAACGAAGAGCAATCCGCCAACCCAGGTCACGAGGTAGACTCCTAAAGAAAGACCGGTGAGCAGGCTATAGATAACCGGCTTGCGGATTACTTTCCAGTCCCTGTTCCAGAGATGCTGAACCGTCAGGCCGCTTTCATGTGCCCGCTTTACCGCCATAATGAGAAACATCATGGTGAGGGCAGTTAAAAGCGTCTCGGCAACGTGGTGGTCGGTGAAGCCAAGGATTGAGCGTCCTAGATATTCGCCGGGCAGTATGACGATTAGACCGGCGGAAATGACGCCGGCCCAGCGTCCGAATAGCTCCTTGCCGATGAAAAAAACCGGAATAACGGTGAGCGCGCCCAGTACGGCGGGAAAATATACCGAGATGACGTCAATGGTGTGCTGAGTTGGTGAACCAAGGCCGATAACCCAGATTATACCCGCCAGAAACCAGTCAAAGAAATGGATGTTGTCCAGATTCATACCGAAAGGGTAGAGCAGGTATGGGTCAAAATCAATGAGGTTGGGGAAGTTATGCACCAGATTGTCCACCAGGCGCATGTGGAAGTAAGCATCAACGCTGGTAAACTTGATCCATTCGCCGATGAAGACGTGGTCATATGGAAGGTAGGCCCGAATGAACAGGGAAATGCCGAAGAACAGCGCCAGGCATAAACCGGCCACGGTTCCGGCGGAAAGCCTTTTCCCCCCGTTCGTGCTCTCATCACTCATCTGCCAGCCCTCTCAGGTGGATGGGTTCTGGGGTTCAGGAAGACTTTGCCGCCGTGGCTGCTCTCACCGTATCGGCAGGACAATTTACGTCTCCTTGTTCAGGCTGTCCAGAAATTCAGCATTGTTCTTCGTTTTACGCAGTCGGTCGATGATACGCTCGGTGGCGTCGGTAAAGTTAGTTGAATCAGAGGCAATCATGCCGACCATGCGTCGCAGCAGCCATATCTTGCTCAGGCTGTTTTCTTCAATGAGGAGTTCTTCCCGGCGTGTGCCACTGCGCTGGATATCCATGGCTGGGAAGATACGTCGCTCTGACAGCCGCCGGTCGAGATGGAGCTCCAAATTACCGGTGCCTTTGAATTCTTCATAGATGAGGTCGTCCATGCGGCTGCCGGTATCAACAAGGCAGGTG harbors:
- a CDS encoding oligosaccharyl transferase, archaeosortase A system-associated, with amino-acid sequence MSDESTNGGKRLSAGTVAGLCLALFFGISLFIRAYLPYDHVFIGEWIKFTSVDAYFHMRLVDNLVHNFPNLIDFDPYLLYPFGMNLDNIHFFDWFLAGIIWVIGLGSPTQHTIDVISVYFPAVLGALTVIPVFFIGKELFGRWAGVISAGLIVILPGEYLGRSILGFTDHHVAETLLTALTMMFLIMAVKRAHESGLTVQHLWNRDWKVIRKPVIYSLLTGLSLGVYLVTWVGGLLFVFIILLYLSIQFTIDHLKRNKTDYLLPAGTITFFIALIIYVIFVGGTFTSKPSSVIPWLSLLMAAFLPIILHVISRRFKIWKIKLYYYPVTLVALGVAALFIGRAIYPDFIRNVLDVFNMFASRTIIEMQPFLRPTGEWTAQLIWGNFNTNFFLAALIIFYYMIYYFLHIFIGGKISRLKIGSFKLFPESLPAETNILLIWSLIVLLATLGQRRFAYYLAVNIALLSGFLSWQFFKINKDVHPSAKHLNIFVSIAMIIFLIFYSGVSPAIIAILVAMLITYIGWQFLQALDFLKFSKPKQEPQKKSKYKGRSPAGFSSALYYVNIVVVIIVIFFLIFFPNISPAKSVASAAAFAPPNAWVSSLDWMKENTPEPFGDSNFYYAFYEPPVSGEQYNYPDSAYAVMAWVDYGYWITRIAQRPVNLTPGPGGFYVAKYFLSQGENSSQEVEWKTNWEQEIIPESDIVDKMGARYIMLDNQTITSKLYALIFWSNQEASKYFDIYLEPKPDNKNMLVGTLYLHPEYYRSLAVRLYNFDGKAVTPAQVEVISYQERPLKEGGTVKVIDGKQVFPSYEEAKSYISEQKSGQFQIVGETPFISAVPLEELEHYKLVYSSPESLPQPGVSNVPIVKIFEYVK